Sequence from the Nymphaea colorata isolate Beijing-Zhang1983 chromosome 9, ASM883128v2, whole genome shotgun sequence genome:
atatatatatatatatatatatatatatatatatatatatatatatatatatatatatatatatatatatcaaatttttaaGATGAAAATATGGAAAACAAACTATTTTTTCAAGATACCGAAATATCTCTTCAAAAGGCAATGTTCTCGTTTACGGAAATTGAATTCTGTCCCAGCTTTGATGGATACTTTAATCTCTTGGAAAATAGCTTGGCACCCTTTGATTTATCATTCgatttgcttatatatatacgtgtgtgtgtgttgtttcCATCGACCCACTTTAATATCAGGCCCAAACTTTCGATTTGGCTGATTGCAACCCATATCATAACTTTTGTTGCACCCCCAAAAGACCATGAACCAGAACATTATATCTCTTAATCAATTTTCTTATCTCTGGAGATTCTTCTCAATGCTCAATATGAAATTAGGCTTCACTTTACTTGATCCCTTCAAGACAGACGCATCCACGTCTGTGGGACCTAGACCCGAATGTTCAACCAGTTTTGATGCAAACTGTAACCAATGCCGACCTAGATCCGAATATTCAACCAGCTTTGGTACAAACTTCAACAACTCAACTCACACTGGGTTCAGGCTGTATCCCAACCACCAACCCCCTAGCAATAAAAGAGCAAAGAATTATCTCTTTACCGATCTCTTTATGTGTCATCCAAAAATCCTCTTAATTTTCAACGCAAAACTAAACTTTACTCCATCCACTCATCCACAGGTGTGGAACACAAAATTTGACTTTTATGCCTGCTCTGATATTACTATATTATGAGATAACTATATAGtggaaattaaattgaaaaaaatgcaacagtATTTTAAAGATGACAAAAAACCTCTAAAAAAATTGGTTACATTAAAGAAAGCTTATTTCCTCCTCCCTTACATACATAAATGAGCCTCTTAAACTTGACATCTGAGGATCCTATAGCTACTagatttatctctctctctctctctatatatatatatatagtaactcCTAAACCGTCATATTATACTCAAAGGAGCCGTGCATCTACAGACGGCAAAGAGCTGTGGAAACCAGAAGAAGAGGTCATCATCACACGTAGCTTCAACTTGAAAAAGCTATCAGCAGGCTGGAATCATCTTGATTCCTAAGAAATCAAATGATAGAGCTTCAGttgtaaaaatttaaaaccacaATAGttctttcaagtttctaaaagACAATTCcaaagagggaggagagagagtaagaaggaaacaaatgagtttccttaGGCGAACACCTTTAGAGGGATATCTCGAGCTCTTAAGAAATAGTTTTTgacttttactgttttacatttgcaacttaattttcattgttttttataGAAAACAAGAGTTTCTATGAAATTAATAAACATCCATCTCTTACAGAAGATTGTATCTATCAAAGGCCAGAACTAACAAACATACAGAAGATTGCAATCAGGACACCCAAACGTGCCCAGACATTTAGCATGCAAAGCTTTCATCTCTTTCAGTCATACATCTAAAAAACCATAGTATATATGTCGATATTTAGATccgtctctctccctctctctccctctatatatatatatatatatatatatatatatatatatatatatatatatatatatatatagccaatcCACGAGTGTGCACACACTCCGACAAAGAACAGGGTATACCATAGGTATGCACAAGACCTACTTGTCTTAAGATGCTTAGTTAGCCAAAGATACCCAAGAAAACTCTCAACAACTCAACAGGCGCCACTGCTGGCTGACTATGCTTATGCCTCTCCAGCTAAATCTCCAATTCGTCAAATTGGCCTAATGGGCTCCCCCCTGAGTCCGTGATTCTTTCCTCTTTGCTAATCTGTCCAATAATGTTAAGCCAATTATAACAGTCTAACACAGTTAAAGGCTATCCCAATATCTCGTACAATTGTTCAAAACAATGCAGTAAAAGTAAATTATAGTTATTGATATCTCAACATAACTTTCATTAACTGAATCATTCAGTTACCACTGTAGTCATCCACCATGGAACCAGGCTGTATTTGATTGATCAAACAGAGGACATCTCAGCATATGGCTTGTGGCTGAAATTTCCTAGAAAAAGCATTCAGCTTAGCGTCAAAGCAGACCTTGGTTGTGACCACCAACAAACTTAAAGCATGAGTTGCTTAATCCAAGTagcaaatcaaagaaaaaaaaatatttttccaaagacattttctcataaaaatcATATTACAGTTGTAAAGTTATTCCTCTGACAGAGATTCAACTCTTCATGTATCAGTCCCCATGTTCAGGCGACAAAGATGAAGTACGCCACTGCCATTGTTGGTAACTCATGAAGCGACCATCAGCATCATAGtggttcaaagaaaaaacgaaCCTACAATATAATGCAGAAGCAGAAAAAGTAAAGCAACATAATGCACCAAACCACCCATTAGTAGAACTGAAGCACATTTGAtctcaaatgaaaagaaaacagaagaagcaAATCAAATACTCCTGGCAAGGAACTCACTGGATCTGACCTGTCAAGAGAATCAATCTGCAGCATATACCACATACATGGTCAGTATAACATAAGGTGCCAAGAAATGGCAAAGCAAGTTTACTTGCATAGGAGTATTGACAAGCTAAAACATTGTAACCAAAATAATGGAGTGTAGGATCTCCACAAAGTAAATTGAGATAAGGTCGAACAAGTTCTCATTTCTTTCTGCCACCACGTTCTCTCAGAGCAAGTGTCAGCACTTCTCCTGTCCCAATATTGTAATAAGCAAGAGACAGATTGTCCTTGAGGAAACCAGCCTTTCCACTGAGTTTCTGCTTGTTTGCAGGCAGTTGGATTTCACCTGCAATCTTCTCTTTCAGACTACTAACAGTTTCAGAAAGAGACTGCATGGTGATTTCCAGAACCTGCCCCTTGAGGTTCCCTTCATCAAGACTTGGCACAGATACAGAAATACATGTAGGTCCCTGCATAGACAACAGAAAACCAAAAGTATATTAAGTGATTAGTAAACATACCGTTAAGTAGACAATGTGCAAAATTTGAATCTCATGCAGAAACTAGCCCTcatcagagaatgaataagaCACTCTAGATACCTAGCAATATAGATGCATATTAACTGTACATGTGAGAGTTTCCcaaaaagaaatataattttcataagGGGGTatatgattttatgattttttttttagaaagtaCAGGTACTTACTGGATTTTGTGCCAAGAACTGGTCCTCTGGAATCAAGGAGACATCATCCACTTTCTGTCTCTTTGGTTCTGGCTCATCTGGCAGCGGTGGTGGTGCCTCCTCTGGAGGTGGTGGCGGAGGTATTCCttgaggaagaggaggaggtggaacCATGGACATTGAAGGCAATGGGACAGGCATAGGCATATACGGTCTATGAACCCCCAATGGAGTATACTGGGCACCTGGTGGAGGTGGTATGCTCATGCTAGGAGGCAGTGGGGGGCGGTTCAACATCATAGGTTGTGAACCTAGAGCCATGGGgtgaggaggaggtggtggccTAACAGTAGAGATCATAGGAATAACACCAGGCCTAGGCACAGGTGGAGGCATGATCAACCCAGAACCTGGAGGAGCAGAATACTGAACAGCACTTGGAGGGCGAGGAATGTTCAGGGCAAgaccaggaggaggaggaagaggccGAACTGATGGCACCCCAGGCTTTGGAGGAGGAGCAGGGCCAGGTAAAGTAACATTAGCATTAGGATCTGACATTTCATCTGCTGCAAGGTTTTGAGACATAGCCTGAGTTGCAGTGCGGCCTATACTACCTGTATGACCATCCCAAATAACCTGTTTTGGttgttcctctttctttttttcaatctcAGCCTTAACAGCATTTGAGACCTCTTCCTCTGTGGTCCCAAAAATATCCGGTCGAGTTCGAGCAAGACCAACAATGTTTCTCGATATCTCGTCATCTTGTGCAAGAGTTGTCTCCCTGATCTTGGCCATCATCCGCTCCTTCTGCTCCTTGTATTTAGGATCAATAAGGGAAATACGCATGTGCTCTGCCATCTCCTCAATCGGTATCAGTTCCTTAGTGATGGGGGAAACAACATACTTTGTAGGATCCCTTTCAGCTGCAATCCTTTCCTCGGGCCTTTTCCAGTTCTTGACAATCCTCATTGGTGTCTCCTGTTCATCTGGAGCCCCAGATTTATTTTGCATCTCACCCTCATTTTCGTCGATACTTGCTACCCTCATACTCTCCTCAACAAGttgaatctcttcttcatccATTTCCATTTCCACCTCTTTTCCAGGCTCAACAGCTTCTTCCATTTCCTCTTCTTCAACGGCAGACATCTTACTTCTCCTAATAACCTCCTCTAGGGTCATGGGTTGAGGCAATTCATCGTCTTCATCATCTACAAACTCAATGGTTTCAACAACAACAAAGTCATGCCAGTCGATCATAGCCATCATCATCCTCTCCTGCTCAATTTCATCTTCTGCCTTCTGCCTGGCCTGAGCTTGTGTCCTCTCCCATTCAAGCCTGTGCAAACACCTTTCAAGGACGGTGGTCATATCAGTAATGCTCTTCCTGAGTTTGTCCGTCAGTCCCTTAGGGGGCATCAGGACCTTCGAGTACGAGTCAGTCAATGCTGTAAAAAAAGTAAACATGCTATGTGTAGGcttgagaaaatgaaattgagGATTGTTAATCTCTCTGCTGGTCAAGCCAGTCAAGAATGGCTTTCCGTTCCTGGCAACAAACTGTGCCGTCAGTTTGATGATATCCAACTCCTCTGCTGTGATTCCTTCCGGCAGTCTAACTGTGTATTGTTCAGCCTCTGGTGGCTCAAGAACCTTACGGACAGGAAGGAACTGGGAGATGTCAGGTTTTACAACTTCTTCACCCGCTTGAGTAGCTTTTTCCGATTCAGGCTTAGACTCTGGTCGAACCCCAGCTTGCAAGACAGGTTCAGAAACAGCAGTCTGTTGTTGATTGCGAAATTCTGTCAACTTATGCTGATAATAGGCATGATAAGGGTCGGAAGGGTTTAGAAAATTGAACTTCGCATTGTTTTTCTCATTCACCAGAATCCTCTTCTCGAATTCTGGCCCATTTTTGGCGACAAAAGTTGCAGTTTTATCAACGATATTGCGAATATCTGGGGGAGGATGGATTATTCCGATTGTTTTCGTATGGGTTGCCACAGGAGCAGGTGCAGCATTTGCAGGTTTCTGATCCTGCGGTTGTGCAGCTTTGTCCGGCGATTCCTCTGCAACTTGGGCTGCCGGAAGGGGGCCAAGGTTTCCATCAGAAGGTGGTGCCGGGAGCAGCAATATTTCAGCTAGCCCGGGCATACTGGCAATAACAAAGAGAACGAAGATGAAGAAGTCACGAGCACAACGAATGAAATCTCAAATCTGCTATGCTTTCTTTCCCATTTGTTGCAG
This genomic interval carries:
- the LOC116260309 gene encoding probable splicing factor 3A subunit 1, coding for MPGLAEILLLPAPPSDGNLGPLPAAQVAEESPDKAAQPQDQKPANAAPAPVATHTKTIGIIHPPPDIRNIVDKTATFVAKNGPEFEKRILVNEKNNAKFNFLNPSDPYHAYYQHKLTEFRNQQQTAVSEPVLQAGVRPESKPESEKATQAGEEVVKPDISQFLPVRKVLEPPEAEQYTVRLPEGITAEELDIIKLTAQFVARNGKPFLTGLTSREINNPQFHFLKPTHSMFTFFTALTDSYSKVLMPPKGLTDKLRKSITDMTTVLERCLHRLEWERTQAQARQKAEDEIEQERMMMAMIDWHDFVVVETIEFVDDEDDELPQPMTLEEVIRRSKMSAVEEEEMEEAVEPGKEVEMEMDEEEIQLVEESMRVASIDENEGEMQNKSGAPDEQETPMRIVKNWKRPEERIAAERDPTKYVVSPITKELIPIEEMAEHMRISLIDPKYKEQKERMMAKIRETTLAQDDEISRNIVGLARTRPDIFGTTEEEVSNAVKAEIEKKKEEQPKQVIWDGHTGSIGRTATQAMSQNLAADEMSDPNANVTLPGPAPPPKPGVPSVRPLPPPPGLALNIPRPPSAVQYSAPPGSGLIMPPPVPRPGVIPMISTVRPPPPPHPMALGSQPMMLNRPPLPPSMSIPPPPGAQYTPLGVHRPYMPMPVPLPSMSMVPPPPLPQGIPPPPPPEEAPPPLPDEPEPKRQKVDDVSLIPEDQFLAQNPGPTCISVSVPSLDEGNLKGQVLEITMQSLSETVSSLKEKIAGEIQLPANKQKLSGKAGFLKDNLSLAYYNIGTGEVLTLALRERGGRKK